A window from Pirellulales bacterium encodes these proteins:
- the kdsB gene encoding 3-deoxy-manno-octulosonate cytidylyltransferase, whose translation MSQPQFVPRIHSTSMIVIPARLASSRLPRKMLLRDTGKSLIQHTFEAARRAMRPTSVCVATDHEEILSEVRAFGGEVEMTSIDCASGTDRVAEIARRRPDIDIFVNVQGDEPELSGHSVDLAIELLERDPTLMMSTLATPIRRREQLLDPACVKVVFDGRGRALYFSRCPIPFVRDWHDDLLTENPPNFYQHVGLYAYRREFLLQIAQMPPARLEQLEKLEQLRVLDAGYQIAVGVVDEPTVGIDTPEDYEAFVKRTHGR comes from the coding sequence ATGTCTCAGCCACAATTCGTCCCGCGTATTCACTCGACCAGCATGATCGTCATCCCGGCGCGCCTGGCCTCTTCCAGGCTGCCGCGAAAGATGTTGCTGCGCGACACGGGCAAATCGTTGATCCAGCACACGTTCGAGGCGGCCCGCCGCGCCATGCGCCCCACGAGCGTCTGCGTGGCGACAGACCACGAAGAAATTCTCAGCGAAGTTCGCGCCTTCGGCGGCGAAGTCGAGATGACCAGCATCGATTGCGCCAGCGGAACGGATCGCGTGGCCGAGATAGCGCGGCGGCGGCCCGACATCGATATCTTTGTCAACGTGCAGGGGGACGAGCCCGAGCTGTCTGGTCATTCGGTCGACCTGGCGATTGAACTTTTGGAACGCGATCCAACGTTGATGATGTCGACACTGGCCACACCGATTCGCAGGCGTGAACAGCTGCTCGATCCGGCCTGCGTGAAAGTCGTCTTCGACGGGCGCGGCCGTGCCTTGTATTTCAGCCGCTGCCCGATCCCCTTCGTGCGTGACTGGCACGACGACTTGCTCACGGAAAATCCGCCCAACTTCTATCAGCACGTGGGGCTATACGCCTATCGGCGCGAGTTCTTGCTGCAGATTGCCCAAATGCCGCCGGCGCGGCTCGAGCAGTTGGAGAAACTCGAGCAGTTGCGGGTGCTCGACGCGGGATACCAGATTGCCGTGGGCGTGGTCGACGAGCCGACCGTAGGCATCGATACGCCCGAGGATTATGAGGCGTTTGTGAAACGCACCCACGGACGCTAG
- a CDS encoding CTP synthase — MTKHIFVTGGVVSSLGKGLTSASIGMLLERRGLRVRMQKLDPYINVDPGTMSPYQHGEVYVLDDGSETDLDLGHYERFTNSPLTRDSNYTTGQIYLSVINKERRGEFLGNTVQVIPHITNEIKADIAKLAGENVDVVITEIGGTVGDIESQPFLEAIRQYSLDIGKENCLYIHLTLVPYLKAAGELKTKPTQHSVGQLRQIGVQPDILICRTERTISREDREKIALFCNVPKDAVIEEKDKDFSIYEVPLSLMDNKLDDLIVRRLGLTAGHLDMDDWRDLLHKLRNPDHELGIAVVGKYAEHRDAYKSIYEALDHAGIANRAQIRIQRIQSEEVERDGPERLLAGYDGLLVPGGFGERGIEGKVEAIRFARERGIPFLGICLGMQCAAVEFARNVVGLAGAHSTEMAKDTPHPVICLLDEQQTITDKGGTMRLGSQEAVLDPESHAAKAYQRTRIFERHRHRYEFNNVYRNQFAAHGMLFAGTSPDQSLVELIELPAHPWFVAVQFHPEFKSKPTAAHPLFANFIGAALARHSLRGERSREVEMP, encoded by the coding sequence ATGACCAAGCACATCTTTGTCACCGGCGGCGTCGTGAGCTCACTCGGCAAGGGGCTGACGAGTGCTTCAATCGGCATGTTGCTGGAACGTCGCGGCTTGCGCGTGCGCATGCAGAAGCTTGATCCCTACATTAACGTCGATCCAGGCACGATGAGCCCCTATCAGCACGGCGAAGTCTACGTGCTGGACGATGGCAGCGAGACCGATCTCGACCTGGGGCACTACGAGCGGTTCACCAACAGTCCGCTCACGCGGGACTCGAACTACACCACCGGGCAGATTTATTTGTCCGTGATCAATAAGGAACGGCGCGGCGAGTTTCTGGGCAATACCGTGCAGGTGATCCCCCATATCACGAACGAGATCAAGGCGGATATCGCGAAGCTGGCTGGTGAGAATGTCGACGTCGTGATCACCGAGATCGGCGGCACCGTCGGCGATATCGAGAGCCAGCCTTTTTTGGAAGCCATTCGCCAGTACTCGCTGGATATTGGCAAAGAAAACTGCCTTTATATCCACCTGACGCTGGTGCCATATCTTAAGGCGGCCGGCGAACTAAAGACCAAGCCGACCCAACATTCGGTGGGCCAACTGCGTCAGATCGGCGTTCAACCCGATATTTTGATCTGCCGCACCGAGCGGACGATCAGCCGCGAGGATCGCGAGAAGATCGCGCTCTTTTGCAACGTTCCCAAGGATGCCGTGATCGAGGAGAAAGACAAGGATTTCTCGATTTACGAAGTTCCGCTGAGCCTGATGGACAACAAGCTCGATGATTTGATCGTGCGCCGCCTGGGCCTTACGGCGGGGCATCTCGACATGGACGACTGGCGCGACCTGCTACACAAGCTGCGTAACCCCGATCACGAGTTGGGTATCGCCGTGGTGGGCAAATATGCCGAGCACCGCGACGCCTACAAATCCATTTACGAGGCACTCGATCACGCCGGGATCGCCAATCGGGCCCAAATCCGCATCCAACGCATTCAAAGCGAGGAAGTCGAACGCGACGGACCGGAACGGCTGTTGGCCGGCTACGACGGGCTACTCGTGCCAGGGGGATTTGGCGAGCGCGGCATCGAGGGGAAGGTCGAGGCGATTCGCTTTGCCCGCGAGCGTGGAATTCCGTTCCTGGGAATCTGCCTGGGGATGCAGTGCGCGGCAGTGGAATTTGCCCGCAATGTTGTCGGCCTTGCGGGCGCCCATTCGACCGAAATGGCAAAGGACACCCCCCACCCAGTGATTTGCCTGTTAGACGAACAGCAGACCATTACAGACAAGGGGGGCACAATGCGGCTCGGATCGCAAGAAGCCGTGCTCGACCCCGAAAGTCACGCCGCCAAGGCGTACCAACGCACCAGGATTTTCGAGCGGCATCGGCATCGCTACGAATTCAACAACGTGTACCGCAATCAATTCGCTGCCCATGGCATGCTCTTCGCCGGCACCAGCCCCGACCAGTCGCTCGTGGAACTGATCGAGTTGCCCGCGCATCCCTGGTTCGTGGCGGTGCAATTCCATCCGGAATTCAAGAGCAAGCCGACGGCTGCCCATCCGCTGTTTGCCAACTTTATCGGTGCGGCGCTGGCGCGACATTCGCTACGCGGCGAACGGTCACGCGAAGTGGAAATGCCGTAA